The following are encoded together in the Paraburkholderia sp. BL10I2N1 genome:
- a CDS encoding O-succinylhomoserine sulfhydrylase: MDDSLNFDTLAVRSGTLRSEFNEHSEAIFLTSSFCFASAAEAADRFKNSEDYYTYSRFTNPTVTMFQDRLAALEGGEACMATASGMAAIMSVVMSALQAGDHLVSSQSLFGSTLGMFSQIFSKFGITTTFVDPTNLDAWKEAVRPETKMFFLETPSNPLTEIADIEAIGKIAKAANALFVVDNCFCSPALQQPLKLGADVVMHSATKFLDGQGRVLGGALVGSKQFIMEKVFPFVRSAGPTLSAFNAWVLLKGMETLSLRVEKQSENALEIARWLEAHPAVNRVFYPGLESHPQYAIAKRQQKAGGAIVSFELKGDTPEAMRANAWRVIDSTKICSITGNLGDTRTTITHPATTTHGRVTPEARAAAGITEGLIRLAVGLENAEDIRGDLARGLAG; this comes from the coding sequence ATGGACGACTCTCTCAACTTCGACACCCTCGCCGTACGTTCGGGCACGCTGCGCAGCGAGTTCAATGAGCACTCGGAAGCGATTTTCCTGACGTCGAGCTTCTGCTTCGCGAGCGCCGCCGAAGCCGCCGACCGCTTCAAGAACTCCGAGGACTATTACACGTACTCGCGCTTTACGAACCCGACCGTCACGATGTTCCAGGACCGTCTGGCCGCGCTCGAAGGCGGCGAGGCCTGCATGGCGACGGCTTCGGGCATGGCCGCGATCATGTCGGTGGTCATGTCGGCGTTGCAGGCGGGCGATCATCTCGTGAGCTCGCAGAGCCTGTTCGGTTCGACGCTCGGCATGTTCTCGCAGATCTTCAGCAAGTTCGGCATCACGACGACCTTCGTCGATCCGACCAACCTCGATGCATGGAAAGAAGCGGTGCGTCCTGAGACGAAGATGTTTTTCCTCGAAACACCGTCGAACCCGCTGACCGAAATCGCCGACATCGAAGCGATCGGCAAAATTGCGAAGGCCGCGAATGCGTTGTTCGTCGTTGACAACTGCTTCTGTAGCCCTGCGCTGCAACAGCCGCTGAAACTGGGCGCGGACGTCGTGATGCATTCGGCGACCAAGTTCCTCGACGGTCAGGGCCGCGTGCTGGGCGGCGCGCTGGTGGGTTCGAAGCAGTTCATCATGGAAAAGGTGTTTCCGTTCGTGCGCAGCGCAGGCCCGACTTTGTCTGCGTTCAACGCGTGGGTGTTGCTGAAGGGTATGGAAACGCTGTCGTTGCGCGTCGAAAAGCAGTCGGAGAACGCGCTCGAAATCGCTCGCTGGCTCGAAGCGCATCCGGCCGTGAATCGCGTGTTTTACCCCGGGCTCGAATCACATCCACAATATGCGATCGCCAAACGCCAGCAGAAAGCAGGCGGCGCGATCGTGTCTTTCGAACTGAAAGGCGACACGCCGGAAGCGATGCGCGCAAACGCATGGCGCGTGATCGACAGCACGAAGATCTGCTCGATTACCGGCAACCTCGGCGATACGCGCACGACCATCACGCACCCGGCTACCACGACACATGGCCGTGTCACGCCGGAAGCGCGCGCGGCAGCAGGCATCACGGAAGGGCTGATCCGTCTCGCCGTGGGTCTGGAAAATGCAGAAGATATCCGCGGCGATCTCGCACGCGGTCTGGCTGGCTGA
- a CDS encoding AraC family transcriptional regulator translates to MDHHAAVTAPTVSLRRYGAIEASDVHDFHQVVLGLDGSMVMAVDGIGQEIDSHSAWLIPAGARHDYAGIGENRQLVLDLPAASLAVPERLFDRSRAVEIDSSLKQLVRSIAASATGGTHAGDEAHMRRFYWDAAARLCAAILSDPGATGTKAGDVPAEGLDFARIDRWLRAHLSEPLRIADLAAHCGFGMRRFHQLFTEAFGETPHRYLQRLRLDTSVTLLADPRHTLTDIAFEIGFGDQSAFTHAFTRRFGLAPGQWRALRH, encoded by the coding sequence ATGGATCACCACGCAGCCGTCACTGCGCCGACCGTTTCGTTGCGCCGCTATGGCGCAATCGAAGCGTCGGATGTGCACGATTTCCATCAGGTCGTGCTCGGCCTCGATGGCTCGATGGTCATGGCCGTGGACGGCATCGGCCAGGAGATCGACAGCCATTCTGCGTGGCTGATTCCTGCGGGCGCCCGTCATGATTACGCCGGTATCGGTGAGAACCGGCAACTGGTGCTCGATCTGCCCGCCGCGTCGCTGGCGGTGCCGGAACGGCTCTTTGACCGCTCGCGAGCCGTCGAGATCGATAGCTCGCTCAAGCAACTCGTGCGCAGCATTGCGGCCAGCGCGACGGGCGGCACGCATGCGGGCGACGAAGCCCACATGCGACGTTTCTACTGGGATGCCGCTGCGCGACTGTGCGCTGCGATTCTTTCGGATCCAGGTGCGACGGGCACCAAGGCAGGGGATGTGCCTGCCGAAGGGCTCGACTTCGCCCGCATCGACCGCTGGTTGCGCGCGCATCTGTCCGAGCCGCTCCGCATTGCCGATCTCGCAGCACATTGCGGCTTTGGCATGCGGCGTTTTCATCAGCTGTTTACCGAAGCCTTCGGCGAGACACCGCATCGCTATCTGCAGCGCTTGAGGCTCGATACGTCGGTGACACTGCTCGCCGATCCGCGCCATACACTTACGGATATCGCGTTCGAAATCGGCTTCGGCGACCAGAGCGCGTTCACGCACGCTTTCACGCGGCGTTTCGGATTGGCGCCCGGCCAGTGGCGCGCGCTGCGGCATTGA
- a CDS encoding FKBP-type peptidyl-prolyl cis-trans isomerase has protein sequence MSIVTTESGLKYEDLTEGTGAEAQAGKTVSVHYTGWLTDGQKFDSSKDRNDPFAFVLGGGMVIKGWDEGVQGMKVGGVRRLTIPPQLGYGVRGAGGVIPPNATLVFEVELLDV, from the coding sequence ATGTCGATTGTGACGACCGAATCGGGTCTCAAGTACGAAGATCTGACCGAAGGCACGGGCGCCGAAGCACAGGCCGGTAAAACCGTCAGCGTGCATTACACCGGCTGGCTGACCGATGGCCAGAAGTTCGATTCGAGCAAGGACCGCAATGACCCGTTCGCCTTCGTGCTGGGCGGCGGGATGGTCATCAAGGGCTGGGATGAAGGCGTGCAGGGCATGAAGGTCGGCGGCGTGCGCCGTCTGACGATTCCGCCGCAACTCGGCTACGGCGTGCGCGGCGCGGGCGGCGTGATTCCGCCGAATGCGACGCTCGTGTTCGAAGTGGAACTGCTGGACGTCTAA
- a CDS encoding HAMP domain-containing sensor histidine kinase: MTTFPSGFDQPATGPEGFSSRSERTVHLCAETALFMRDHVLSLVSHDLRGPLNAIHSWAYVLERKVDTADATAQRALGGIRSGVEQQVKLLESIVDTTRAETKSIALIRAPFALQPMIDATAGEVRGALAGARAVTLVVASPLADETLDGDKERLAQALWLMLTYAVESSAREATVTLACTADASTWHASASFVSTADALGDPAVAHLLEAFARRQAQEPREAGRIAWVLALCKRIAEAHGGQFEQKEDTLTLRIPRVS; this comes from the coding sequence GTGACGACGTTTCCCAGCGGTTTTGACCAACCGGCAACCGGCCCTGAAGGCTTTTCCTCGCGATCTGAACGCACCGTGCATCTGTGCGCCGAGACGGCGCTTTTCATGCGCGATCACGTGCTGTCGCTCGTATCGCACGATCTGCGTGGTCCGCTGAATGCGATTCATAGCTGGGCGTACGTACTCGAACGCAAGGTCGATACCGCGGATGCGACCGCTCAGCGCGCGCTCGGCGGCATCCGCAGCGGGGTCGAACAGCAGGTGAAGTTGCTGGAGAGCATCGTCGATACCACGCGGGCCGAGACGAAATCGATCGCGCTCATCCGCGCGCCGTTTGCGCTGCAGCCGATGATCGATGCAACCGCCGGCGAAGTGCGCGGCGCGCTGGCAGGCGCGCGCGCGGTCACGCTTGTGGTCGCTTCACCCCTTGCAGATGAAACGCTCGATGGCGACAAGGAGCGACTCGCGCAGGCGCTGTGGCTGATGCTGACGTATGCCGTGGAATCGAGCGCACGCGAGGCCACCGTGACGCTCGCCTGCACCGCCGATGCCTCGACATGGCACGCATCCGCCAGCTTCGTCTCGACCGCCGACGCGCTCGGCGATCCTGCAGTTGCGCATCTGCTCGAAGCATTCGCGCGTCGCCAGGCACAGGAACCGCGCGAAGCAGGGCGGATCGCCTGGGTGCTGGCGCTGTGCAAGCGCATCGCGGAAGCACACGGCGGCCAGTTCGAGCAGAAGGAAGACACACTCACGCTGCGCATTCCGCGCGTCTCTTGA
- a CDS encoding hemolysin family protein: MIQVVALIGALLLVALNGFFVAAEFGLVKLRQTRVQTLAAKYGMRGRLLAKVHGRLDAYLSACQLGITLASLGLGWIGEPAFATLLTPVFSVLGIESPPLIHGISLFFAFSCISFLHIVVGELAPKSLAIRQAEKIALWVAMPLYGFYWAMYPAIWVLNRSANAVLRIAGLTADHGGDSHYSNEELKLILRGRRDGAAGSIAAASAAYSQEEWNTFAHSLDFSRLTVSDLMRPAYEMVGLRRDLPLRDNMQIVARHRFSRYPLFEDASGERIVGMIHLKDVLLARHAGSTLDDLSKYVRPVQYVTPNLPALELFRRFRKGAPHLALVGHKGEKPIGFLTLDNLLGALVGQIHDEFRQGDADWTRMDDGTLMGKGSLPVVSLERALGIDIDEGRAESVGGLVIQLLNDLPVEGQRVSFDRFDVVVKKMKGPRIVLVRVYPKQFEDEGG; encoded by the coding sequence TTGATTCAGGTCGTCGCCCTTATCGGTGCGCTGCTGCTCGTTGCACTCAACGGTTTCTTCGTCGCCGCCGAATTCGGACTGGTGAAGCTGCGGCAGACACGCGTGCAGACCCTCGCCGCCAAATACGGAATGCGCGGACGTCTGCTCGCCAAAGTGCATGGACGACTCGACGCCTATCTGTCCGCCTGTCAGCTTGGCATTACGCTCGCATCGCTGGGTCTTGGCTGGATCGGCGAGCCGGCGTTCGCGACACTGCTCACTCCCGTGTTCAGTGTGCTCGGCATCGAATCGCCGCCGCTGATCCATGGGATCTCGCTGTTCTTCGCGTTCTCCTGCATTTCGTTCCTGCATATCGTGGTGGGCGAACTGGCGCCGAAGTCGCTCGCCATCCGTCAGGCCGAGAAGATCGCGCTGTGGGTTGCGATGCCGCTGTATGGCTTTTACTGGGCGATGTATCCGGCGATCTGGGTTCTCAACAGGAGCGCTAACGCGGTGCTGCGCATTGCCGGTCTGACGGCGGATCATGGCGGCGACAGCCACTACTCGAACGAAGAACTCAAGCTCATTCTGCGGGGGCGCCGGGATGGCGCTGCGGGCAGCATCGCCGCGGCGAGCGCGGCGTACAGCCAGGAGGAGTGGAACACGTTCGCGCATTCGCTCGACTTCTCCCGCCTCACAGTGTCGGACCTGATGCGTCCCGCGTACGAGATGGTGGGCCTGCGACGCGATCTGCCGCTGCGCGACAACATGCAGATCGTCGCGCGCCACCGCTTCAGCCGCTATCCGCTCTTCGAGGACGCGTCGGGCGAGCGCATCGTCGGCATGATTCACCTGAAGGATGTGCTGCTCGCGCGTCACGCGGGCAGCACGCTTGACGATCTGTCGAAGTACGTACGGCCGGTGCAGTACGTCACGCCGAACCTGCCGGCGCTGGAGCTGTTCCGGCGCTTTCGCAAGGGTGCACCGCATCTGGCGCTGGTCGGCCACAAGGGCGAAAAGCCGATCGGTTTTCTGACGCTCGACAACCTGCTCGGGGCGCTGGTCGGGCAGATTCACGACGAGTTCCGTCAGGGCGATGCCGACTGGACCCGCATGGACGACGGCACGCTGATGGGCAAGGGCAGCCTGCCGGTGGTATCGCTGGAACGGGCGCTCGGGATCGATATCGACGAAGGGCGCGCGGAGTCGGTCGGCGGACTGGTGATTCAGTTGCTCAACGATCTGCCCGTTGAGGGGCAGCGTGTGTCGTTCGACCGCTTCGACGTGGTCGTCAAGAAGATGAAGGGCCCGCGCATCGTGCTCGTCCGGGTGTATCCGAAGCAATTTGAAGACGAAGGCGGTTAA
- a CDS encoding glucosidase: MSPLRAVNLLDTIEGSRLHSPECARWQRWGPYLSERQWGTVREDYSANGTAWDYFPHDHARSRAYRWGEDGIAGFGDDTLSWCVSLALWNGHDAILKERLFGLTNAQGNHGEDVKELYFYLDGTPTHSYMRMLYKYPHRAFPYEDLIRENARRGADMSEYEVLDTGAFDDGRYFDVQVEYAKHTADDILMRVTIENRADQPAPLDVLPQIWARNKWSWKGRTDKPSLARSPASHGEPHLIGQQHGHEPIIVTAWTAASKDTTNAPEVDWVFCENETNVKRLFGMDGAGPFKDGFNDWLVHRDAGAVRHDAGTKAAAHVHLDLAPHGRAVVMMRWRPESTPDEVPLDVDELFARRIAEADEFYAALQHEMDDPDARLVQRQALAGMLWSKQYYQFDVQRWMDGDQAQPKPPAGRRHGRNADWRHLCNADIVSMPDKWEYPWYASWDLAFHAAAFALIDPAFAKRQLLLLVKDRYQHPNGQLPAYEWAFSDANPPVHAWAAWRVYEIDRAITGKADREFLELVFHKLLLNFSWWVNRKDVAGHNIFQGGFLGLDNVGIFDRSSPLPTGGRVDQADGTAWMAAYALDLMRMALELAYANHVFVDIGVKFFEHFLYISEAVSCEDGCDTGLWDSQDEFFYDKLRLPDGTNVPLRVRSIVGLIPLFAVHVLEQRLHGDLPGLRDRLVWFLQHRPDLARLVSRWNEPGKGNSLLLSLLRGHRMKALLRRVLDESEFLSDHGVRALSRVHRDQPFVFQHDSKSFCVKYLPAESDSRVFGGNSNWRGPVWMPVNYLLIESLYEFHRYYGDDFRVEYPTGEIGVLATRHSRLFKCTGKTRDLLRTAALVQCSGVALSR, translated from the coding sequence ATGTCACCGCTGCGCGCCGTCAATCTGCTCGACACCATCGAAGGCTCTCGCCTGCACTCTCCCGAATGCGCCCGCTGGCAGCGCTGGGGGCCCTATCTCAGCGAACGCCAGTGGGGCACCGTGCGCGAGGATTACAGCGCGAACGGCACGGCCTGGGACTATTTTCCGCACGATCATGCGCGCAGCCGGGCGTATCGCTGGGGCGAGGACGGCATCGCCGGTTTCGGCGACGACACGCTGAGCTGGTGCGTCTCTCTCGCGCTGTGGAACGGCCATGATGCGATCCTCAAGGAGCGCCTGTTCGGTCTCACGAACGCGCAGGGCAATCATGGCGAGGACGTGAAGGAGCTGTACTTTTACCTCGACGGCACGCCTACGCATTCGTACATGCGGATGCTCTACAAGTACCCGCACCGCGCTTTTCCGTATGAGGACCTGATCCGTGAAAACGCGCGGCGAGGCGCGGACATGTCCGAGTATGAAGTGCTCGATACCGGCGCATTCGACGACGGGCGCTATTTCGACGTACAGGTCGAATACGCGAAGCACACCGCCGATGACATCTTGATGCGCGTGACCATCGAGAATCGCGCCGATCAGCCTGCTCCGCTGGACGTGCTGCCGCAGATCTGGGCGCGCAACAAGTGGTCGTGGAAAGGGCGGACCGACAAGCCATCGCTTGCAAGAAGCCCGGCCTCGCACGGTGAACCGCATCTGATCGGACAACAGCACGGCCACGAGCCGATCATCGTGACAGCATGGACCGCGGCCTCGAAGGACACGACGAACGCGCCCGAGGTGGACTGGGTCTTCTGCGAGAACGAGACCAACGTCAAACGCCTCTTCGGCATGGACGGCGCGGGGCCGTTCAAGGACGGTTTCAACGATTGGCTCGTCCATCGCGACGCCGGCGCGGTGCGGCACGACGCTGGCACGAAAGCCGCCGCGCATGTGCATCTCGACCTCGCGCCGCATGGGCGTGCGGTGGTCATGATGCGCTGGCGCCCTGAGTCGACGCCAGATGAGGTGCCGCTCGACGTCGACGAATTGTTCGCGCGCCGCATCGCGGAAGCCGACGAGTTCTATGCGGCCCTGCAACATGAGATGGACGATCCGGATGCGCGTCTCGTCCAGCGTCAGGCGCTCGCCGGCATGCTGTGGTCGAAGCAGTACTACCAGTTCGACGTCCAGCGCTGGATGGACGGCGACCAGGCGCAGCCGAAGCCGCCAGCCGGCCGCCGCCACGGCCGCAACGCCGACTGGCGGCATCTGTGCAACGCGGACATCGTGTCGATGCCCGACAAGTGGGAATACCCGTGGTACGCATCGTGGGACCTGGCCTTCCACGCGGCGGCGTTCGCGCTGATCGATCCGGCGTTTGCGAAACGTCAGTTGCTGCTGCTCGTCAAAGACCGCTATCAGCACCCCAATGGACAACTGCCGGCCTACGAGTGGGCTTTCAGCGATGCCAATCCGCCGGTTCATGCGTGGGCGGCCTGGCGCGTGTACGAAATCGACCGCGCCATCACCGGCAAAGCGGATCGCGAATTTCTGGAACTGGTGTTTCACAAGCTGCTGCTGAATTTCTCCTGGTGGGTGAACCGCAAGGACGTCGCTGGCCACAACATCTTCCAGGGTGGTTTCCTCGGGCTGGACAATGTCGGCATTTTCGATCGCTCGTCGCCGCTGCCAACCGGCGGCCGTGTCGATCAGGCCGACGGCACCGCATGGATGGCGGCCTATGCGCTCGACCTGATGCGCATGGCGCTCGAACTCGCGTACGCGAACCACGTCTTCGTCGACATCGGCGTTAAGTTCTTCGAACACTTCCTGTACATCTCCGAGGCGGTCAGTTGCGAAGACGGCTGCGATACGGGTCTGTGGGACAGTCAGGACGAATTCTTCTACGACAAGCTGCGGCTGCCCGACGGCACCAATGTGCCGCTGCGCGTACGGTCGATCGTCGGCCTGATTCCGCTCTTTGCCGTGCATGTGCTCGAGCAGCGCCTGCATGGCGATCTGCCGGGATTGCGCGACCGGCTGGTCTGGTTTCTCCAGCATCGCCCCGATCTCGCGAGGCTGGTGTCGCGCTGGAACGAACCCGGCAAGGGCAACAGCCTGCTACTGTCGCTGCTGCGCGGGCATCGCATGAAAGCGCTGCTGCGGCGCGTCCTCGACGAATCCGAATTTCTTTCCGACCATGGCGTGCGGGCGCTCTCGCGTGTGCATCGCGATCAACCGTTCGTGTTCCAGCACGACAGCAAAAGCTTCTGCGTGAAGTACCTGCCGGCGGAATCGGATTCGCGTGTGTTCGGCGGCAATTCGAACTGGCGCGGCCCTGTCTGGATGCCGGTCAACTATCTGCTGATCGAATCGCTGTACGAATTTCACCGCTATTACGGCGACGATTTCCGCGTCGAGTATCCGACAGGCGAAATAGGGGTCCTTGCTACGAGGCATTCGAGATTATTCAAATGTACCGGGAAAACGCGCGATCTGCTGCGGACGGCCGCCCTCGTGCAATGCAGCGGAGTCGCCCTGAGTCGATGA
- a CDS encoding amylo-alpha-1,6-glucosidase — MTRVEIPFDASRLEDEWLEADGLGGFASGTVGTARTRRYHALLLAATRPPAGRVVLVNGVEAWLERDGKRYPLTMQRYAPDVIFPDVSGSLLDFDTTPWPTWRFLIDARTVLTAEVFVSKASGETVLRWRLQQNDGISGDFALKVRPLLSGRDYHALHHENPAFNFNVSADPDVQADSTRFSWQPYGDLPSIHVSTNGTYTHAPDWYRNFCYVHERERGLDFTEDLATPGVFSFDLANGEALMILSAGTTSAKRAGERAGELIDSEQRRRAAFGSRLQRSADAYVVSRNAGRTIVAGYPWFTDWGRDTFIAMRGLLIASERLADAESILLEWTGTLSEGMLPNRFPDYGSAPEYNSVDASLWFAVAVHDYLATGHASSATRTRLQQTVDAILRGYARGTRFGIVADADGLLRAGVPGVQLTWMDAKTGDWVVTPRIGKPVEVQALWINALRIAAQWDTQWRDIEHQATRSFRTRFIDPSTGALFDVVDVDHVAGTVDRSLRPNQIFAVGGLPFALLEGAPARAVVDQIQAHLLTPPGLRTLAPSDPAYRGRYSGGPLERDGAYHQGTVWPWLLGPFVEAWLRVHGMNSVSRAEAHAGFLAPLHAHLDHAGLDHLSEVADGDAPHTPGGTPFQAWSLGELMRLEKLLAGNSQG, encoded by the coding sequence ATGACGCGCGTTGAGATACCCTTCGACGCAAGCCGCCTCGAAGACGAGTGGCTCGAAGCGGACGGCCTCGGCGGCTTCGCGTCGGGCACTGTCGGCACGGCACGCACGCGCCGGTATCACGCACTGCTGCTCGCAGCCACCCGGCCGCCGGCTGGACGCGTCGTGCTTGTCAACGGCGTCGAAGCCTGGCTGGAGCGCGATGGCAAGCGCTATCCGCTGACCATGCAGCGCTACGCACCCGATGTGATCTTTCCCGATGTGTCCGGCAGCCTGCTGGACTTCGATACGACACCGTGGCCGACATGGCGCTTCTTGATCGACGCTCGCACGGTGCTCACGGCCGAAGTGTTCGTTTCGAAAGCGAGCGGCGAGACGGTGCTGCGCTGGCGCCTGCAGCAGAACGACGGAATATCTGGCGATTTCGCGCTGAAGGTGCGGCCCTTGTTATCCGGCCGCGACTATCACGCGTTGCACCACGAGAATCCCGCGTTCAACTTCAACGTCAGCGCCGATCCCGACGTGCAAGCGGATTCGACGCGGTTTAGCTGGCAACCATACGGCGATCTGCCTTCGATCCACGTATCGACCAACGGCACTTACACGCACGCGCCCGACTGGTACCGCAACTTCTGCTACGTTCACGAACGCGAGCGCGGACTCGATTTCACCGAAGACCTCGCTACGCCCGGTGTGTTCTCGTTCGATCTTGCAAACGGCGAGGCGCTGATGATCCTGAGCGCCGGGACAACAAGCGCAAAACGCGCAGGCGAGCGCGCAGGCGAACTCATCGACAGCGAGCAAAGACGCCGCGCAGCGTTCGGCTCGCGACTGCAACGTTCAGCGGACGCATACGTCGTATCGCGCAACGCGGGCCGCACGATCGTCGCCGGGTATCCGTGGTTCACCGACTGGGGACGCGACACGTTCATCGCGATGCGCGGGTTGTTGATCGCATCGGAACGTCTCGCAGACGCGGAATCGATTCTGCTCGAATGGACGGGCACGCTGTCCGAAGGCATGCTGCCTAACCGCTTTCCCGATTACGGCAGCGCGCCGGAATACAACTCCGTCGATGCGTCGCTGTGGTTCGCCGTCGCTGTGCACGATTATCTCGCGACGGGACATGCCTCGAGCGCAACGCGGACGCGCCTGCAACAAACCGTCGACGCCATTCTCAGGGGCTATGCGCGCGGTACACGCTTTGGCATCGTCGCGGACGCTGACGGCCTGCTGCGCGCCGGCGTGCCTGGCGTGCAGCTTACATGGATGGATGCAAAGACCGGTGACTGGGTTGTGACACCACGCATCGGCAAGCCGGTCGAGGTTCAGGCGCTGTGGATCAACGCGTTGCGCATTGCCGCGCAATGGGACACACAGTGGCGAGACATCGAACACCAGGCTACGCGGTCGTTCAGAACGCGCTTCATCGATCCGTCCACGGGCGCGCTGTTCGACGTCGTCGATGTCGATCATGTGGCGGGAACAGTCGATCGTTCCCTTCGGCCGAACCAGATATTTGCGGTCGGCGGATTGCCTTTCGCGCTACTCGAAGGTGCGCCGGCGCGCGCCGTCGTCGATCAGATTCAGGCGCATCTGCTCACGCCGCCCGGTTTGCGCACGCTCGCACCCTCCGATCCGGCCTATCGCGGGCGCTATAGCGGCGGCCCGCTCGAACGCGACGGGGCCTATCATCAGGGCACCGTGTGGCCGTGGCTGCTTGGGCCGTTCGTCGAGGCATGGCTGCGCGTGCACGGCATGAACAGCGTTAGCCGTGCCGAAGCCCACGCAGGTTTTCTTGCGCCACTGCACGCGCATCTCGATCACGCGGGCCTCGACCACCTGTCCGAAGTCGCCGACGGCGACGCACCGCACACGCCAGGCGGCACGCCCTTCCAGGCGTGGTCGCTCGGCGAGTTGATGCGGTTGGAAAAACTGCTTGCCGGCAACAGCCAGGGGTAG